A region from the Melioribacter roseus P3M-2 genome encodes:
- a CDS encoding OadG family protein, giving the protein MFLFAFQQSAIDTLTRGRIEQNAEKFSQLDAYGIGLTFIGMAVVFSSLLLLYIVFYNLTKAINNRIKKKQTQSESKSENAELTGEVNAAISTAIFLYLNELHDKENMVLTINRVARVYSPWSSKIYGLRQYPRSRG; this is encoded by the coding sequence ATGTTTTTGTTTGCTTTTCAGCAGTCGGCAATAGATACATTAACGCGCGGCAGAATAGAACAGAACGCTGAAAAATTCAGTCAACTCGACGCATACGGAATCGGGCTGACTTTCATCGGTATGGCGGTCGTCTTTTCGTCCCTCCTGCTGCTCTACATCGTGTTTTATAACCTGACCAAAGCAATAAACAACCGAATAAAGAAGAAACAAACGCAGAGCGAATCTAAATCGGAAAACGCCGAATTAACGGGAGAAGTAAACGCCGCTATTTCGACGGCGATTTTTCTTTACCTGAACGAACTTCACGACAAAGAAAACATGGTGTTGACGATTAACCGCGTTGCGCGCGTTTATTCGCCTTGGAGCTCAAAAATTTACGGCTTGCGGCAATATCCACGTTCGAGAGGTTAA
- a CDS encoding acetyl-CoA carboxylase biotin carboxyl carrier protein: MRNFKFTINGNNYEVEILSFEDNIAELEVNGTRYRVELEKKVQTPKTPKLVRSVAAPSTDIDIATKKTSKPAERKGAGLIKSPLPGVILYVYVKEGDTVKIGDKLLTLEAMKMENNVNADKEGKITAVKVKPGDSVLEGDILVEIGS, from the coding sequence ATGAGAAATTTTAAGTTTACAATTAACGGCAATAATTACGAGGTCGAAATTTTGAGTTTCGAAGACAACATCGCCGAACTGGAAGTAAACGGAACCCGCTACAGGGTGGAACTCGAAAAGAAAGTACAGACGCCCAAAACGCCCAAACTCGTACGAAGCGTAGCGGCTCCGAGCACAGACATCGACATTGCCACTAAAAAAACGAGCAAACCGGCGGAAAGAAAAGGCGCGGGATTGATTAAATCGCCTTTGCCGGGCGTTATTTTGTACGTCTACGTTAAAGAAGGCGACACTGTCAAAATAGGCGATAAACTTCTTACTCTCGAAGCGATGAAAATGGAAAACAACGTAAACGCAGATAAAGAAGGTAAAATTACTGCCGTAAAAGTAAAACCCGGTGATTCAGTACTGGAAGGCGATATTTTAGTGGAGATAGGGAGCTAA